In Micromonospora cremea, the genomic window GACGGCATGCACCTGAACGACAAGGGCGCCGAGGTCATGGCCGACGCCGTCAACCTGGACGACCTCGCGCTCTAGGGCCGGTGTCAGTGCAGAGCGTCGGCGTCGAGGGCGCGGCTGCCAGGCACACCCGCCGTCAGGCGCCGAGGATGTGGGTCAGGTGGGGGTTGGTGAAGACGCGGTCGGGGTCCAGGCGGTCGCGGAGGGACTGGAAGTCGCCGAAGCGCGGGTAGGCGGCGGCCAACGAGGCGGCGTCGCGGTAGTGCAGCTTGCCCCAGTGCGGGCGGCCGCCGAGCCCGGCGGCCACCTCCTCGAAGGCCCGGAAGTACGGCTCGTACGGCATGCCGACGTACTGGTGCACGGCGATGTACGCGGAGTCCCGGCCGTAGCCGTGCGACAGCCAGATGTCGTCGGCGGCGGTGAACCGCACCTCCACCGGGAAGAGCACCTTGAACGGCAGCCCGTCCACGATCCGCCGGAGCGCCGCCAGCGCCTCGGGCAGCGCCTCGCGGGGCAGGCCGTACTCCATCTCCACGAAGCGGACCCGGCGCGGGGTGCAGAACACCCGGTCGGAGCGGCCGGTGTATCGGCGTTCGGTGAGCGCGCGGGCGGAGACCGCGCTGATCCTCGGGGCCAGCGCCGGCACGGCCCGGCCGAGCCGGCAGGCGCTGGCGAAGACGGTGTTGGCCAGGAAGTCGTCGTCCAGCCAGCCGCGCCACCGGGGCAGCGGCCGGTCGTTGGCGGGTACGCGGTCGTTGGTCTTGACCTGGACCCGTGCGGTGTAGGGGAACCAGTAGAACTCGACGTGGTCGTGGTTGCCGATCAGTGGCGGCAGTTCGTCGAGCACGTCGGCCAGCGCGGCCGGGCGTTCGTGTGCGTGCAGCACGAAGGCGTCCACGCAGCGCAGGGTCACCTCGACCAGCACGCCGAGCGCGCCGAGCGACACCCGGGCGGCGGCGAAGACGTCCGGGTGCTCGTCGGCGGAGCAGCGCAGCACCTCCCCGATCCCGGTGACCAGGGTGATCGCCTCGACGAAGGTGGACAGGCAGCCAAAGCCGACGCCGGTGCCGTGGGTGCCCGTGGAGATCGCCCCGGCGACCGTCTGGGCGTCGATGTCACCGAGGTTGGGCAGGGCGAGGCGGTGTCGGGCGAGCAGGCCGTTGAGGGCGTGCAGGGTCATCCCTGCCGGTACGGTGACGAGCCTGCGCTCGACGTCGACGCTGACGAGGGTGTCGAGCTCGGACAGATCCATCCGCCGGTCGTCGGCGAGCGCGATCGCGGTGAACGAGTGGCCGCTGCCGGCCACCCGGATCCGGCCGCCGGTGGCGGCGGCGGCCCGGACGGCCTCGGCGACGTCGGTCGGCGAGCCGGGGCGGAGGATTGCGGTGGCGCTGCCACGCTGGTTACCGGCCCAGTTGGACCAGCGGGCGGTGAGCGGTGCGGTGCCGACCATGCGCGCTCCTCGAAAATGAATATGAACTGACTTCATATCAGGAACGTTCTAGCTGGTAAATACCGCAATTGCGATCCGCTCGTTGTACCGGTAGTCACGGACTCGTGACGTGGAGATATGTTCATCCGTCGAAGGGGGGTGGCGCCGAGTGTCCACACCAGCCGCCACGACCGGGCCGCTGCGCCGCGTACCGGTGCAGGGTCGAAGTGTCGCGCGGGTACAGCGCATGTTGGACGCCTGCGCCGAACTCGTCGACGAGGTGGGGTACGAAGGGCTGACCACGACCCTGCTCGCCGAGCGCGCCGAGGTGGCGATCGGGTCGGTCTACCAGTTCTTCCCGGACAAGCGGGCGATCGTGCAGGCACTGACCCTGCGCACGATGGAGTCCTACCTCCAGCGGCTCGACGAGCGGTTCGCCTCTGACGAGATGACCCACTGGTGGGACGGCGTCGACGCGGGGATCGATGAGTACATCACGATGCACCGCACCGTTCCCGGCTTCCGTACCCTGCACTTCGGCGACGTGGTCGACCTGCACCTGCTCGATGAGCAGCGGGACAACAACGGCGTGATCGCCGACCAGTTGGCGCGGGTGCTCACCGAGCGCTTCGGGCTGACCGACGTCCCGAAGCTCCGCTTCGTCCTGGAGATCGCGGTGGAGGCGGCCGACGCGCTGATCAAGCTCGCGTTCCGGCGGCGGTCCGACGGCGACGAGCGGGTGCTGCTCGAGGCGAAGGCGCTGATCCGGGAGTACCTGCACCGCCAGGTCGACGGCCCGGAGAGTGCGCGGCCGACCGCAGAGCAGCAGGCAGCGGCCGCCCAGCCCGCCTGACCCGGCCCGCCGGGAAACGGGCCGGGCGGCGGGGTGGCGTCAGAGGAACGCCCGCCCCTCACCCCGGTACGTGGGCACGGTCGCCACGATCGCCTCCCCGTCGACCAGGTGCACCTCGTTGACACGTTCACACAGCTCACCGGCCTTGGCGTGCCGGAACCACACCCGGTCGCCGATGCGCAGGGTGGCCGCCGCCGCGCCGGCCAGCGGAGTCTGCACCTCGCCGGCCCCCTCGGTGCCGACCAGCTTCAGGCCGGCCGGCAGCCACGGTCGGGGCAGTCGGCTGTCGGCGGCCGGACCGGAGGCGATCCAGCCGCCGCCGAGCACGGTCGCCAGCTCCGGCGTCGGTCGGCGGACCACCGCGCAGGCGAAGAACGCCGCCGGGGTGGGACGCCAGGCGCGGTAGGCGTCGAACAGCGTCGGCCCGTACAGGCCCGATCCCGCGGTGACCTCGGTGACCGCGGGATCGGCGCTGGTCGCGGCCACGCTGCCGGTGCCGCCACCGTTGACGAACTCCAGGTCGGCGTGCTCACGGACCGCGGCCACCGCCGCGCTCCGGCGGGCCAGCAACTCGCGGTACGACCCGCGCTGGGCCAGCCGGATCGCGCCGGCCAGCAGCGCCTGCCCTGGCGGCGCGTCGCCCAGGCCGGCGATCTGCGCCTCGTACGACATGAGGCCGACCAGCCGGAAGCCGGCCCGGCCGGCGACGGTGGCGGCGAGCGCGCCGGCCGCTCGGGCGCTGTGCACCGGTGAGCGGCGGACGCCGACGTGCACCCGCCCGCGCAGCGGTCGCCAGGAGGCGTCCAGGTCCAGGCAGAGCCGCAGCTCGGCGCGCTGCCCGGGGGCTCGTACGGCGTCGATGAGGTCGAGCTGCCCGGTGCCGTCGATCATCAGGGTGATCGCGGCGGCCAGCGCCGGGTCGGCGGCCAGTTCGGCGAGCGCCGAGCGGTCCGCACTGGGGTACGCGACCAGCACGTCGTCGCTCACCCCGGCGCGGACCAGCCAGATCGCCTCGGGCAGGGTGAACGCCATCACGCCCCGCCAGCCGGGCCGGGCGAGCGCCCGGCTGATCAGCGCCCGGCTGCGGACCGACTTGCTGGCCAGTCGGACCGGTTTGCCGGCGGCGCGGTCGGCCAGGGCGGTCGAGTTGGCGTCGAAGGCGGTGAGATCCACCACCGCGTACGGCGGGTCGAGGTGGGCGGTCGCCCGATCCAGGCGCTCGCGAAGTTTGTCGCTTTCGATGGCCACGTGTGCACGCTAACTGTCCGACGGTGAATGCGAAACACCCTCGCGTACAGCCCGGGCTGCGGTCGGTGCCTCCGGCGGCCTAGGCTCAGCGAGCAGGAGAATGTCGCGAGTGGGGCGGCTCCCCACCGGGTCTAGAGTGTTCCACCGGGGGTGCCCAGCGATGGGCCGGCACGTGGAGGTACGGCCATCGAAAGCCAGAACAGCGGCGAGTCGCCCGGCGTGTCGCGCCCGGGTGACCAGTCGGGCAACGCCGCCAACCAGTCCAGCACCGGTCAGGTGGACCCGTCCGGCTATGCCGCCATCCGCTCGGTGCTGCGGATCCGGCCCTTCCGGCGGCTCTGGATCGTGCTCGGCGCGGCCTCCTTCGGTGACTGGCTCGGCCTGTTGGCCACCTCGGTCTTCGCCGCCTCCCAGGTGCAGGGCAGCACCGCCCAGGGCGCGGTCTTCGGTGGCGTCATCGCGATCCGCCTGCTTCCCGCGCTGGTGCTCGGGCCGATCGCCGGCGTGCTCGCCGACCGGTTCGACCGCCGCTGGACGATGGTCATCTGCGACCTGCTCCGGTTCGTGCTCTTCGCCTCGATCCCGACGGTGGCGCTGGCCGGCGCCAGCGGCGGGATGGTGGTCCTGTGGGCGACCATCGCCACCTTCCTGATCGAGTCGGTCACCCTGATCTGGATCCCGGCCAAGGAGGCCGCGGTCCCCAACCTGATCCCGCGCGCCCGGCTGGAGGCCGCCAACCAGCTCACGCTGATCACCACGTACGGCCTGACCCCGGTGCTCGCCGCGCTGGTCAGCGCCGGCCTGGACCGCAGCGTCCGGGGCGTGACCGGCGACAACTTCCCGGACTGGGCCGAGCCGGCCCAGCTGGCGCTCTGGTTCAACTCCCTGTCCCGGCTGGCCACCGCACTGGTCGTCGCGTTCGGCATCAAGGAGATCAGCCGGGGGCAGACCACCGAGGGCGACCGTCACGAGCAGAGCATGCTGCGCCAGTTCAAGGAGGGCTGGCAGTTCATCGGCCAGACCCCGCTGGTGCGCGGACTGGTCCTCGGCATCCTGGGTGCGTTCGCCGGTGGCGGCATCGTCATCGGCACCGCGAAGTTCTTCGCCAGCTCGCTCGGTGCCGGTGACGCCGCTTTCTCGCTGCTCTTCGGTGCCATCTTCGTCGGCCTGGCACTCGGCATCGGGCTCGGGCCGATGATCGTCAAGGAGATGTCCCGGCGCCGCTGGTTCGGCATGAGCATCGTGCTGGCCAGCGCCGCCGTGATGACCCTCGCCTTCGCCATCCACCTGTCCATGGCGATCGTCGGCGCGGTGCTGGTCGGCGCCGGTGCCGGGATGGCCTTCCTGGCCGGCACCACGCTGCTCGGCGGTGAGATCAGGGACGAGGTGCGCGGTCGGGTCTTCGCCGTGGTGCAGATCGGCACCCGGCTGGTGCTGATCCTGGCCATCGCGCTGAGCAGCCTGCTCGCCGGTGTCGGTGGCTCGCGCAAGCTGGAGATCGCCG contains:
- a CDS encoding D-arabinono-1,4-lactone oxidase; this translates as MVGTAPLTARWSNWAGNQRGSATAILRPGSPTDVAEAVRAAAATGGRIRVAGSGHSFTAIALADDRRMDLSELDTLVSVDVERRLVTVPAGMTLHALNGLLARHRLALPNLGDIDAQTVAGAISTGTHGTGVGFGCLSTFVEAITLVTGIGEVLRCSADEHPDVFAAARVSLGALGVLVEVTLRCVDAFVLHAHERPAALADVLDELPPLIGNHDHVEFYWFPYTARVQVKTNDRVPANDRPLPRWRGWLDDDFLANTVFASACRLGRAVPALAPRISAVSARALTERRYTGRSDRVFCTPRRVRFVEMEYGLPREALPEALAALRRIVDGLPFKVLFPVEVRFTAADDIWLSHGYGRDSAYIAVHQYVGMPYEPYFRAFEEVAAGLGGRPHWGKLHYRDAASLAAAYPRFGDFQSLRDRLDPDRVFTNPHLTHILGA
- a CDS encoding TetR/AcrR family transcriptional regulator, which gives rise to MLDACAELVDEVGYEGLTTTLLAERAEVAIGSVYQFFPDKRAIVQALTLRTMESYLQRLDERFASDEMTHWWDGVDAGIDEYITMHRTVPGFRTLHFGDVVDLHLLDEQRDNNGVIADQLARVLTERFGLTDVPKLRFVLEIAVEAADALIKLAFRRRSDGDERVLLEAKALIREYLHRQVDGPESARPTAEQQAAAAQPA
- a CDS encoding amino acid deaminase/aldolase, with protein sequence MAIESDKLRERLDRATAHLDPPYAVVDLTAFDANSTALADRAAGKPVRLASKSVRSRALISRALARPGWRGVMAFTLPEAIWLVRAGVSDDVLVAYPSADRSALAELAADPALAAAITLMIDGTGQLDLIDAVRAPGQRAELRLCLDLDASWRPLRGRVHVGVRRSPVHSARAAGALAATVAGRAGFRLVGLMSYEAQIAGLGDAPPGQALLAGAIRLAQRGSYRELLARRSAAVAAVREHADLEFVNGGGTGSVAATSADPAVTEVTAGSGLYGPTLFDAYRAWRPTPAAFFACAVVRRPTPELATVLGGGWIASGPAADSRLPRPWLPAGLKLVGTEGAGEVQTPLAGAAAATLRIGDRVWFRHAKAGELCERVNEVHLVDGEAIVATVPTYRGEGRAFL
- the tmk gene encoding dTMP kinase; amino-acid sequence: MLRIRPFRRLWIVLGAASFGDWLGLLATSVFAASQVQGSTAQGAVFGGVIAIRLLPALVLGPIAGVLADRFDRRWTMVICDLLRFVLFASIPTVALAGASGGMVVLWATIATFLIESVTLIWIPAKEAAVPNLIPRARLEAANQLTLITTYGLTPVLAALVSAGLDRSVRGVTGDNFPDWAEPAQLALWFNSLSRLATALVVAFGIKEISRGQTTEGDRHEQSMLRQFKEGWQFIGQTPLVRGLVLGILGAFAGGGIVIGTAKFFASSLGAGDAAFSLLFGAIFVGLALGIGLGPMIVKEMSRRRWFGMSIVLASAAVMTLAFAIHLSMAIVGAVLVGAGAGMAFLAGTTLLGGEIRDEVRGRVFAVVQIGTRLVLILAIALSSLLAGVGGSRKLEIADLGLSISSTRLLLLAAGVAGIFAGISAFGQMDDKKGVPVLADLWGSIRGRPLMPAEPFVSAGLFVVFEGGEGAGKSTQLAALAERLRGQGRDVVVTREPGATTVGQRIRSLVLDTSGDEAPSPRAEALLYAADRAHHVAAVVRPALVRGGVVISDRYVDSSLAYQGAGRTLPVDEVSWLSSWATGGLKPDLVVLLDVEPQTGLSRVASRSEGVDRLEAESIAFHERVRYAFLDLAAADPKRYLVLDGSRPAEEITRQVFRRVEEMLGNPGGIVHPRPAQGPDTSVQPELSDAELVTMEHRT